One genomic segment of Actinoplanes ianthinogenes includes these proteins:
- a CDS encoding sensor histidine kinase: protein MYQGQQPGVQHTGLLRRLTRPTLRLRLTLLNGILLVAAGAVLVVLAWLLVDESLHPADELRAGSTVTLNDGTVEEARVWQTKMVDQASDQLLIKGLSALVAIGIIGTAGGYLVTRRALRPLHTVTQTAQRLGEETLDQRIRYAGADDEVAELARTFDAMLDRLAGAFESQKRFVANASHELRTPLAVMRTEIDVTLSDPEADVAEYRRMARVVRDASTRANGLVDALLVLARSEAQSGRRLVRKVPADLATSVYNALSAVRTEAERMKLEVTTDLVAAPVVGDPSLLDRLAGNLIENAIRYNHLLGRLWLRTSSVDGQVRLIVGNTGHEVEQTEVPGLFEPFRRGGWERTGSRGSGLGLSIVRAVCDAHGGTVSAIALADGGLEVTVSLPAADTTPVVAATASVPRLIGRTGPN from the coding sequence ATCTATCAGGGACAGCAGCCGGGTGTGCAGCACACCGGTCTGCTCCGCCGGCTGACGCGGCCCACCCTGCGGCTGCGGCTCACCCTGCTGAACGGGATCCTGCTGGTCGCCGCGGGCGCGGTGCTGGTGGTGCTGGCCTGGCTGCTGGTCGACGAGTCGCTGCACCCGGCCGACGAGCTGCGGGCCGGCTCGACGGTCACGCTGAACGACGGCACCGTCGAGGAGGCGCGGGTCTGGCAGACCAAGATGGTCGACCAGGCCTCCGACCAGTTGCTGATCAAGGGGCTGAGCGCGCTGGTCGCGATCGGCATCATCGGGACCGCCGGGGGATACCTGGTGACCCGGCGGGCGCTGCGCCCGCTGCACACCGTCACCCAGACCGCGCAGCGGCTCGGCGAGGAGACCCTGGACCAGCGGATCCGGTACGCCGGCGCGGACGACGAGGTGGCCGAGCTGGCCCGGACGTTCGACGCGATGCTGGACCGGCTGGCCGGCGCGTTCGAGTCGCAGAAACGGTTCGTCGCGAACGCGTCGCACGAGCTGCGCACCCCGCTCGCCGTGATGCGTACCGAGATCGACGTGACGCTCAGCGACCCGGAGGCCGACGTCGCCGAGTACCGGCGGATGGCCCGGGTCGTCCGGGACGCCTCGACCCGGGCGAACGGCCTGGTCGACGCGCTGCTGGTGCTGGCCCGCTCGGAGGCGCAGTCCGGCCGGCGGCTGGTCCGCAAGGTGCCGGCCGACCTGGCCACCAGCGTCTACAACGCGCTGTCCGCGGTGCGGACCGAGGCCGAGCGGATGAAGCTGGAGGTGACCACCGACCTGGTCGCGGCGCCGGTGGTCGGCGACCCGAGCCTGCTGGACCGGCTGGCCGGCAACCTGATCGAGAACGCGATCCGGTACAACCACCTGCTCGGCCGGCTCTGGCTGCGGACCTCGTCGGTGGACGGGCAGGTCCGGCTGATCGTCGGCAACACCGGGCACGAGGTCGAGCAGACCGAGGTGCCGGGGCTGTTCGAACCGTTCCGCCGGGGTGGCTGGGAGCGGACCGGGTCCCGCGGGTCCGGGCTGGGGCTCTCCATCGTCCGGGCGGTGTGCGACGCGCACGGCGGCACGGTCTCGGCGATCGCGCTGGCCGACGGCGGCCTGGAGGTCACCGTCTCGCTGCCGGCCGCCGACACCACACCGGTGGTGGCGGCGACCGCGAGCGTGCCCCGTCTGATCGGCCGGACGGGCCCTAACTGA
- a CDS encoding response regulator transcription factor, whose product MRVLVVEDERTMADAIARGLRRHGMAVDVAYDGLQGHEMAYVTRYDVVVLDRDLPGMHGDEICAALVESGALTRVLMLTASGSVAERVEGLQLGADDYLPKPFAFDELVARVQALGRRATPPAPPVFSVGNLVLDPAKRAVTRGGLPVDLTNKEFGVLEVLLKASGAVVSSEELLERVWDANTDPFTTTVRVTVMTLRKKLGDPPLIDTVVGAGYRVVTT is encoded by the coding sequence GTGCGCGTGTTGGTGGTGGAGGACGAGCGGACGATGGCCGACGCGATCGCTCGCGGGCTGCGGCGGCACGGGATGGCGGTCGACGTGGCGTACGACGGCTTGCAGGGCCACGAGATGGCGTACGTGACCCGCTACGACGTGGTGGTGCTGGACCGGGACCTGCCCGGCATGCACGGTGACGAGATCTGCGCGGCGCTGGTCGAGTCCGGCGCGCTGACCCGGGTGCTGATGCTGACCGCCAGCGGCTCGGTCGCCGAGCGGGTCGAGGGCCTCCAGCTGGGCGCCGACGACTACCTGCCCAAGCCGTTCGCCTTCGACGAGCTGGTGGCCCGGGTGCAGGCGCTGGGCCGGCGGGCCACCCCGCCCGCCCCGCCGGTGTTCAGCGTGGGCAACCTGGTGCTGGACCCGGCCAAGCGCGCGGTGACCCGCGGCGGCCTGCCGGTCGACCTGACCAACAAGGAGTTCGGCGTGCTGGAGGTGCTGCTCAAGGCGAGCGGCGCGGTGGTCTCCAGCGAGGAGCTGCTGGAGCGGGTCTGGGACGCGAACACCGATCCGTTCACCACCACGGTCCGGGTGACCGTGATGACCCTGCGGAAGAAGCTCGGTGATCCGCCGCTGATCGACACCGTGGTCGGGGCCGGTTACCGGGTCGTGACCACGTGA
- a CDS encoding PQQ-binding-like beta-propeller repeat protein, producing MRDVLIDLGDVRTGDRVTDPAPPARDRVLLALLTGVLTVLLGGAAHARPPAPPVIVPAGLGYLMAVAGDRLYVVSAGQPIGAPVREQTIRTYALPAATLLASNTVRVHGEVRAVLAAGADRLLVNYQDERTATFTTIALRAGVPEPLWERPAQIFGVDPVAGLALVREESATFRDADWHGIDLVTGRPRWTLHQPAGDDVAVGDSGNAFPERLYALTSGGVLAAYLTRTGQQTARALVPERRAGVTTSLWPAGDLVLISAGPSGTTGYDTVAGLAPIWHSGLNLSWYRGPAACGDLICAYLPQRGILVIDPRTGRERWSSDRWEYATRLGDYLLVGRPDAAQPELMVVRAETGDVLGSAGLWRSAGAGAYVTRSVPGEDRIWYGVLDPGRRRVGLLGAADRVTGDCVFATGALVCRRIDADVGVWRLK from the coding sequence GTGCGGGATGTCCTGATCGACCTGGGCGACGTGCGGACCGGTGACCGGGTGACCGACCCGGCGCCGCCGGCCCGTGACCGGGTCCTGCTCGCGCTGCTCACCGGGGTGCTCACGGTGCTGCTCGGCGGGGCGGCCCATGCCCGTCCGCCGGCGCCGCCGGTGATCGTCCCGGCCGGGCTGGGCTATCTCATGGCGGTGGCCGGCGACCGGCTGTACGTGGTGAGCGCCGGCCAGCCGATCGGCGCCCCGGTCCGGGAGCAGACCATCCGGACCTACGCGCTGCCCGCGGCCACCCTGCTGGCCAGCAACACCGTCCGGGTGCACGGCGAGGTTCGCGCGGTGCTGGCCGCCGGGGCGGACCGGCTGCTGGTGAACTACCAGGACGAGCGGACCGCCACGTTCACCACGATCGCGCTGCGCGCCGGGGTGCCGGAGCCGCTCTGGGAGCGCCCGGCGCAGATCTTCGGCGTCGACCCGGTGGCCGGGCTGGCCCTGGTCCGGGAGGAGTCCGCGACGTTCCGGGACGCCGACTGGCACGGCATCGACCTGGTGACCGGGCGGCCGCGGTGGACGCTGCACCAGCCGGCCGGGGACGACGTGGCGGTCGGCGACAGCGGCAACGCCTTCCCGGAACGCCTGTACGCGCTGACCTCGGGCGGGGTGCTGGCGGCGTACCTGACCCGGACCGGGCAGCAGACCGCGCGAGCCCTGGTGCCGGAGCGGCGCGCGGGGGTGACCACCAGCCTCTGGCCGGCCGGCGACCTGGTGCTGATCAGCGCCGGGCCGTCCGGGACCACCGGTTACGACACGGTGGCCGGGCTGGCCCCGATCTGGCACAGCGGGCTGAACCTGAGCTGGTACCGCGGGCCGGCCGCGTGCGGGGACCTGATCTGCGCCTACCTGCCGCAGCGGGGGATCCTGGTGATCGACCCGCGGACCGGGCGGGAGCGCTGGTCCTCGGACCGCTGGGAGTACGCCACCCGGCTCGGCGACTACCTGCTGGTCGGCCGCCCGGACGCGGCCCAGCCGGAGCTGATGGTGGTGCGGGCCGAGACCGGGGACGTGCTGGGCTCGGCGGGGCTGTGGCGGTCGGCCGGGGCCGGGGCCTACGTGACCCGCAGCGTGCCGGGGGAGGACCGGATCTGGTACGGCGTCCTCGACCCGGGCCGCCGCCGGGTCGGCCTGCTCGGGGCCGCCGACCGGGTCACCGGTGACTGCGTGTTCGCGACGGGGGCGCTGGTCTGCCGCCGGATCGACGCCGACGTCGGGGTGTGGCGGCTGAAGTAG
- a CDS encoding PQQ-binding-like beta-propeller repeat protein has product MIELDRDAPLDPHPASRPPLAAYRRAGLLITLVLLAVLGGAAPAAGLGWRYLGAVPAAAAPDGPIALAGGRLYTVDTTGTRPAVTAWSPDRPPARLWTTRVPVGDDPGVVPAGSVTIRQAGEVVLLTAGVATTAVDAATGRIRWSSPIAVSVLPGSGAGVTVDRVFRAGTEYDQESGDPGPLYFSATGEPHTEPPLRTEVRGLDLADGRTLWTVTPGGSVTVDVPAGDEPAVLITSSRLLTLVSGRTGEVLRETALPQLGGHGPASSSLLGDVALVSYREPSRQVAFQAHTLRQLWSRATRDAELLADPADCQGVLCDGGHGDLRVLDPGTGAARWRVREDVDLALRAGYVLETDAASGEPVRLTDPHTGASRVDLTGWTAEVAGAADQPLLLRREEGRGGQAFAVVVPGHAEVRRLGVAGAGLGDCDADGHYLVCRSAGGGDLRIWAYRI; this is encoded by the coding sequence GTGATCGAGCTGGACCGCGACGCGCCGCTCGACCCGCACCCTGCCTCGCGCCCGCCGCTCGCGGCCTATCGCCGCGCCGGCCTCCTGATCACCCTGGTCCTGCTCGCGGTCCTGGGCGGCGCGGCGCCGGCCGCCGGACTCGGCTGGCGATACCTCGGCGCGGTGCCCGCCGCGGCCGCCCCGGACGGGCCGATCGCGCTGGCCGGCGGCCGGCTCTACACGGTGGACACCACCGGCACGCGGCCCGCGGTCACCGCCTGGAGCCCGGACCGCCCGCCGGCCCGGCTGTGGACCACCCGGGTGCCGGTCGGCGACGACCCGGGCGTGGTCCCGGCCGGCTCGGTCACCATCCGGCAGGCCGGCGAGGTGGTGCTGCTGACCGCCGGGGTGGCCACCACCGCCGTGGACGCCGCCACCGGCCGGATCCGCTGGTCGTCGCCGATCGCGGTGAGCGTGCTGCCGGGCAGCGGCGCCGGGGTCACGGTGGACCGGGTGTTCCGGGCCGGCACCGAGTACGACCAGGAGTCCGGCGATCCCGGCCCGCTCTACTTCTCGGCCACCGGCGAGCCGCACACCGAGCCGCCGCTGCGCACCGAGGTGCGCGGCCTGGACCTGGCCGACGGGCGGACGCTGTGGACCGTCACGCCGGGCGGCTCGGTCACCGTCGACGTGCCGGCCGGCGACGAGCCGGCCGTGCTGATCACCTCGTCGCGGCTGCTCACCCTGGTCTCCGGGCGCACCGGGGAGGTGCTGCGGGAGACCGCGCTGCCGCAGCTCGGCGGGCACGGCCCGGCCAGTTCGTCGCTGCTCGGCGACGTCGCCCTGGTCAGTTACCGGGAGCCGAGCCGGCAGGTGGCGTTCCAGGCGCACACCCTGCGGCAGCTGTGGAGCCGGGCCACCCGGGACGCCGAACTGCTCGCCGACCCGGCCGACTGCCAGGGCGTGCTCTGCGACGGCGGGCACGGCGACCTGCGGGTGCTCGACCCGGGCACCGGCGCGGCCCGCTGGCGGGTGCGGGAGGACGTCGACCTCGCGCTGCGCGCCGGGTACGTGCTGGAGACCGACGCGGCGTCCGGCGAGCCGGTGCGGCTGACCGACCCGCACACCGGGGCGTCCCGGGTGGACCTGACCGGCTGGACCGCGGAGGTGGCCGGGGCCGCCGACCAGCCGCTGCTGCTGCGCCGGGAGGAGGGCCGGGGCGGGCAGGCGTTCGCCGTGGTGGTGCCCGGGCACGCCGAGGTCCGGCGGCTCGGGGTGGCCGGCGCCGGGCTGGGCGACTGCGACGCGGACGGGCACTACCTGGTCTGCCGGTCCGCCGGCGGCGGCGATCTGCGGATCTGGGCATACCGCATCTGA
- a CDS encoding PQQ-binding-like beta-propeller repeat protein: MGAETVVIDLGLDRGEPESYERPRRSTVPAWFAPVVLAVVLLISSAASAAPPRPPFTELLRVRMSPADPYLLTGGELLAQSYGRLTAYDLGSGALRWRAAESIPVFRLRTSRGLVLMRPWTTGFAEPGTTAFAVGTGTREWRNPRSVITIAGGDALLAVSGTRSPSGADRRVRGTVEVLDPVTGLARWQVRVPSTAVVLGVPGPADTGARMLLIRDDRTAVLYDLADGRQLATRTLPGANYAPDNPVVAGGALVLRHPGADGMEVSAYDPATLRPLWTEPAEGTLQVYACGLLACFVGSGWVRAVDPATGDDRWARTGWQAVEERGDALLTFPDATDTGKPSALVDPASGRVLVGLTGWRPLAGMNGSGRMLVSRVVRDGARTMVAVADPGTGRLRPIAELPAGVTECEAAPSRLVCRSVSGDLVVWAYDEAAGGS; this comes from the coding sequence ATGGGTGCGGAGACGGTCGTCATCGACCTCGGCCTCGACCGGGGAGAGCCGGAGTCCTACGAGCGGCCACGCCGGTCGACCGTTCCGGCGTGGTTCGCCCCGGTCGTCCTGGCGGTCGTCCTGCTGATCAGCTCGGCCGCCTCGGCGGCGCCGCCGAGGCCGCCCTTCACCGAGCTGCTCCGGGTCCGGATGAGCCCGGCCGACCCCTACCTGCTCACCGGTGGCGAGCTGCTCGCCCAGTCCTACGGGCGGCTGACCGCGTACGACCTGGGCAGCGGGGCGCTGCGCTGGCGGGCCGCCGAGTCGATCCCGGTGTTCCGGCTGCGCACCTCCCGCGGGCTGGTGCTGATGCGCCCGTGGACCACCGGTTTCGCCGAGCCGGGCACCACGGCGTTCGCGGTCGGCACCGGCACCCGGGAGTGGCGGAACCCGCGCAGCGTGATCACCATCGCCGGCGGCGACGCGCTTCTCGCGGTGAGCGGCACCCGCAGCCCGTCCGGCGCCGACCGCCGGGTGCGCGGCACCGTCGAGGTGCTCGACCCGGTCACCGGCCTGGCCCGCTGGCAGGTCCGGGTGCCGTCCACCGCGGTGGTGCTGGGCGTGCCCGGCCCGGCCGACACCGGCGCCCGGATGCTGCTGATCCGCGACGACCGCACCGCCGTCCTGTACGACCTGGCCGACGGCCGGCAACTGGCCACCCGGACGCTGCCCGGGGCGAACTACGCGCCGGACAACCCGGTGGTCGCCGGGGGCGCGCTGGTGCTGCGGCATCCCGGCGCGGACGGCATGGAGGTCTCCGCGTACGACCCGGCGACGCTCCGCCCGCTCTGGACCGAGCCCGCCGAGGGGACCCTTCAGGTGTACGCCTGCGGCCTGCTCGCCTGCTTCGTCGGCTCGGGCTGGGTGCGCGCCGTCGACCCGGCGACCGGCGACGACCGCTGGGCGCGCACCGGCTGGCAGGCGGTCGAGGAGCGCGGCGACGCCCTGCTGACCTTCCCGGACGCCACCGACACCGGCAAGCCGTCCGCGCTGGTGGACCCGGCGAGCGGCCGGGTGCTGGTCGGCCTGACCGGGTGGCGGCCACTCGCCGGGATGAACGGGTCCGGCCGGATGCTGGTCTCCCGGGTGGTGCGCGACGGCGCGCGTACCATGGTCGCGGTCGCCGACCCGGGCACCGGCCGGCTCCGCCCGATCGCCGAGCTGCCCGCCGGCGTCACCGAGTGCGAGGCGGCACCGAGCCGGCTGGTCTGCCGCTCGGTCTCCGGCGACCTGGTGGTGTGGGCGTACGACGAGGCGGCGGGCGGGAGCTGA
- the dxs gene encoding 1-deoxy-D-xylulose-5-phosphate synthase, whose protein sequence is MSDSPSTPAGLLASVTDPGALKRLTAEQLTLLAAEIRDFLVAKVSRTGGHLGPNLGVVEMTLAMHRVFDSPRDKILFDTGHQAYVHKIVTGRQEGFDQLRQRGGLTGYPSQAESEHDLIENSHASTALSYADGLAKAFALRGEDRHVVAVVGDGALTGGMCWEALNNIAATKNKLVIVVNDNGRSYAPTIGGLADHLSTLRLNPGYEKVLDLVKDALGSTPVVGKPVFEVLHAVKRGIKDAISPQPMFEDLGLKYIGPVDGHDQQAMESALRRAKGFNAPVIVHAVTRKGYGYRPAEQDEADCLHGPGSAFDVETGKLLAAPTLKWTKVFAEELVKVADERPDVVGITAAMAEPTGIAALAKKYPERTYDVGIAEQHAATSAAGLAMGGLHPVVAVYATFLNRAFDQVLLDVAMHKLGVTFVLDRAGITGPDGPSHYGIWDMSVFGVVPGLRVAAPRDAATLREELREAIAVGDAPTIVRFPTGAVAPDTPALRRVGPVDVLREAGKKDILLVAVGSFAGLGLDAAERLAEQGYGVTVVDPRWIRPVPAELTGLAAEHRLVVTLEDGIRAGGVGDAVAAALRDAGLIKPLRDFGVPAGFHPHGSRAEILASLGLTAQDIARDVTEWVSRLDAGDAVREPAL, encoded by the coding sequence ATGAGCGACTCCCCCTCGACCCCGGCCGGCCTGCTGGCGAGCGTCACCGACCCCGGTGCCCTCAAGCGACTGACCGCGGAGCAGCTGACCCTGCTCGCGGCCGAGATCCGTGACTTCCTGGTGGCCAAGGTGTCGCGGACCGGGGGTCACCTCGGTCCGAACCTCGGTGTGGTCGAGATGACCCTCGCCATGCACCGGGTCTTCGACTCCCCACGCGACAAGATCCTCTTCGACACCGGCCATCAGGCGTACGTGCACAAGATCGTGACCGGCCGGCAGGAGGGCTTCGACCAGCTCCGCCAGCGCGGTGGCCTCACCGGTTACCCGAGCCAGGCGGAGAGCGAGCACGACCTGATCGAGAACTCGCACGCCTCCACCGCGCTGTCCTATGCCGACGGCCTGGCCAAGGCGTTCGCGCTGCGCGGCGAGGACCGGCACGTGGTGGCCGTGGTCGGCGACGGCGCGCTCACCGGCGGCATGTGCTGGGAGGCGCTCAACAACATCGCGGCCACGAAGAACAAGCTGGTCATCGTGGTCAACGACAACGGCCGGTCGTACGCGCCGACGATCGGCGGCCTGGCCGACCACCTCTCCACCCTGCGGCTCAACCCGGGCTACGAGAAGGTGCTGGACCTGGTCAAGGACGCGCTCGGCTCGACCCCGGTGGTCGGCAAGCCGGTCTTCGAGGTGCTGCACGCGGTCAAGCGCGGGATCAAGGACGCGATCAGCCCGCAGCCGATGTTCGAGGACCTCGGCCTGAAATACATCGGCCCGGTCGACGGGCACGACCAGCAGGCGATGGAGTCCGCGCTGCGCCGGGCCAAGGGCTTCAATGCCCCGGTCATCGTGCACGCGGTGACCCGCAAGGGCTACGGCTACCGCCCCGCCGAGCAGGACGAGGCGGACTGCCTGCACGGCCCGGGCAGCGCCTTCGACGTGGAGACCGGCAAGCTGCTGGCCGCGCCGACGCTGAAGTGGACCAAGGTCTTCGCCGAGGAGCTGGTGAAGGTCGCCGACGAGCGCCCGGACGTGGTCGGCATCACCGCCGCGATGGCGGAGCCGACCGGCATCGCCGCGCTGGCCAAGAAGTACCCCGAGCGGACGTACGACGTCGGCATCGCCGAGCAGCACGCCGCCACCAGCGCCGCCGGCCTGGCGATGGGTGGCCTGCACCCGGTTGTCGCGGTGTACGCCACGTTCCTCAACCGCGCCTTCGACCAGGTCCTGCTCGACGTCGCGATGCACAAGCTGGGCGTCACCTTCGTGCTGGACCGGGCCGGCATCACCGGCCCGGACGGCCCGAGCCACTACGGCATCTGGGACATGAGCGTCTTCGGCGTGGTCCCCGGCCTGCGGGTCGCCGCGCCGCGGGACGCCGCCACCCTGCGCGAGGAGCTGCGCGAGGCGATCGCGGTCGGCGACGCCCCGACCATCGTCCGGTTCCCGACCGGCGCGGTCGCCCCGGACACCCCGGCGCTGCGCCGGGTCGGCCCGGTCGACGTGCTGCGCGAGGCCGGCAAGAAGGACATCCTGCTGGTCGCGGTCGGCTCGTTCGCCGGGCTCGGCCTGGACGCCGCCGAGCGGCTCGCCGAGCAGGGGTACGGCGTGACCGTCGTCGACCCGCGCTGGATCCGCCCGGTGCCCGCCGAGCTGACCGGGCTGGCCGCCGAGCACCGCCTGGTGGTGACCCTGGAGGACGGCATCCGGGCCGGTGGCGTGGGTGACGCGGTGGCCGCCGCGCTGCGCGACGCCGGGCTGATCAAGCCGCTGCGTGACTTCGGCGTGCCGGCCGGCTTCCACCCGCACGGCTCCCGGGCCGAGATCCTCGCGTCGCTCGGCCTGACCGCGCAGGACATCGCCCGGGACGTGACCGAGTGGGTGTCCCGCCTGGACGCCGGTGACGCGGTGCGGGAGCCCGCGCTCTGA
- a CDS encoding cation:dicarboxylate symporter family transporter, producing MSVDAEAPRRRDRSHFLYLAVLLAMILGITVGFVFPDFAVKLKPLGTGFVDLIKMMIAPVIFCTLVLGVGSVRRAAQVGRVGGLALVYFLIMSTVALAIGLVVGNLLHPGSGLHLSDELAKTGAAQVSKQAEGGVDFVLGIIPDTLFSALTSTQVLQTLLVALLVGFAVQSLGDRGEPVIRAIGLLQRIVFKILMMIMWLAPIGAFGAMAALVGATGFDALKSLAGIMLGFYTTCVLFIFVVLGLLLRLAAGMSIFRLFRYLAREFLLILSTSSSESALPRLIAKMGHLGVRKPVVGIVVPTGYSFNLDGTAIYLTMASLFIADAMDQPLSVGQQIGLLLFMIIASKGAAGVTGAGLATLAGGLQSHRPDLVPGVGMIVGIDRLMSEARALTNFAGNAVATVLIGTWTHEIDREQAGLVLSGAAPFDESSFDDDPHDAHSPEPAEAHPAPRPDSA from the coding sequence ATGTCCGTCGATGCCGAGGCGCCGCGACGCCGCGACCGCAGCCACTTCCTCTACCTCGCCGTGCTGCTCGCGATGATCCTCGGGATCACCGTGGGCTTCGTCTTCCCGGACTTCGCGGTCAAGCTGAAGCCCCTGGGCACCGGATTCGTCGACCTGATCAAGATGATGATCGCCCCGGTGATCTTCTGCACTCTGGTGCTCGGCGTCGGCTCGGTCCGGCGCGCCGCCCAGGTCGGCCGGGTCGGCGGGCTCGCCCTCGTCTACTTCCTGATCATGTCGACGGTGGCGCTGGCGATCGGCCTGGTCGTCGGCAACCTGCTGCACCCCGGCTCCGGACTGCACCTGAGCGACGAACTCGCGAAGACCGGCGCGGCCCAGGTCAGCAAGCAGGCCGAGGGCGGCGTCGACTTCGTGCTCGGGATCATCCCGGACACCCTGTTCTCCGCGCTGACCAGCACCCAGGTGTTGCAGACCCTGCTGGTGGCGCTGCTGGTCGGGTTCGCCGTCCAGTCGCTGGGCGATCGGGGCGAACCGGTGATCCGGGCGATCGGCCTGCTCCAGCGGATCGTCTTCAAGATCCTCATGATGATCATGTGGCTGGCCCCGATCGGCGCGTTCGGTGCGATGGCGGCGCTGGTCGGCGCCACCGGATTCGACGCGCTGAAGAGCCTGGCCGGCATCATGCTCGGCTTCTACACCACCTGCGTGCTCTTCATCTTCGTGGTGCTCGGCCTGCTGCTCCGGCTGGCCGCCGGGATGTCGATCTTCCGGCTCTTCCGGTATCTGGCCCGGGAGTTCCTGCTGATCCTCTCCACCTCGTCGTCCGAGTCGGCCCTCCCCCGGCTGATCGCCAAGATGGGTCACCTGGGCGTGAGAAAACCGGTCGTCGGCATCGTGGTGCCCACCGGTTACTCGTTCAACCTCGACGGCACGGCGATCTACCTGACCATGGCGTCGCTGTTCATCGCGGACGCCATGGACCAGCCGCTCTCCGTCGGCCAGCAGATCGGCCTGCTGCTCTTCATGATCATCGCGTCCAAGGGCGCGGCCGGGGTCACCGGCGCCGGGCTGGCCACGCTGGCCGGCGGGCTGCAGAGCCACCGCCCCGACCTGGTGCCCGGCGTCGGCATGATCGTCGGCATCGACCGCCTGATGTCCGAGGCCCGCGCCCTGACCAACTTTGCCGGCAACGCCGTCGCCACGGTCCTGATCGGCACGTGGACCCACGAGATCGACCGCGAACAGGCCGGCCTGGTCCTCTCCGGCGCGGCACCGTTCGACGAGTCCAGCTTCGACGACGACCCCCACGACGCCCACTCCCCCGAACCCGCCGAAGCCCACCCGGCACCCCGCCCGGATTCCGCATGA
- a CDS encoding bifunctional 5,10-methylenetetrahydrofolate dehydrogenase/5,10-methenyltetrahydrofolate cyclohydrolase, whose translation MTTETTGARLLPGAPVAEAVLADVRDRVGKLKERGIQPSLATILVGDDDASAGYIRIKQKQAAELGFESPHRHLSGDVGQADLLKVIAEFNDDKSVHGVLIQYPIPAHLDYDAALQTLDPDKDVDGMHPLNMGRLAVGLPGPLPCTPAGIEALLAHHGIEVAGREVVILGRGATLGRPLAMLLAQKRPTANAAVTVVHTGVKDWPRYTKRAEILIAAVGVPHIIQPEHVKPGATVIGAGVRYEGRRLLPDVDESCAEVAGAITPRVGGVGPTTVAMLFRNAVAAAERANP comes from the coding sequence ATGACCACCGAAACCACCGGCGCCCGCCTCCTGCCCGGAGCGCCCGTCGCCGAGGCCGTCCTGGCCGACGTCCGCGACCGGGTCGGCAAGCTCAAGGAGCGCGGCATCCAGCCGAGCCTGGCCACCATCCTGGTCGGCGACGACGACGCCAGCGCCGGCTACATCCGGATCAAGCAGAAGCAGGCCGCCGAGCTCGGCTTCGAGTCCCCGCACCGGCACCTGTCCGGCGACGTCGGCCAGGCCGACCTGCTCAAGGTGATCGCCGAGTTCAACGACGACAAGTCGGTGCACGGCGTCCTGATCCAGTACCCGATCCCGGCCCACCTGGACTACGACGCCGCCCTGCAGACCCTCGACCCGGACAAGGACGTCGACGGGATGCACCCGCTCAACATGGGCCGGCTCGCGGTCGGCCTGCCCGGCCCGCTGCCCTGCACCCCGGCCGGCATCGAGGCGCTGCTGGCCCACCACGGCATCGAGGTGGCCGGCCGCGAGGTGGTCATTCTCGGTCGCGGCGCCACCCTGGGCCGCCCGCTCGCGATGCTGCTCGCGCAGAAGCGCCCGACCGCGAACGCCGCCGTCACCGTGGTGCACACCGGCGTCAAGGACTGGCCGCGCTACACCAAGCGCGCCGAGATCCTGATCGCCGCCGTCGGCGTCCCGCACATCATCCAGCCGGAACACGTCAAGCCCGGCGCCACCGTCATCGGCGCCGGCGTCCGCTACGAGGGCCGCCGCCTCCTCCCAGACGTCGACGAGTCCTGCGCCGAGGTCGCCGGCGCCATCACCCCGCGCGTCGGCGGCGTCGGCCCCACCACGGTGGCCATGCTCTTCCGCAACGCCGTCGCCGCCGCCGAGCGCGCCAACCCGTAA